From a single Poecilia reticulata strain Guanapo linkage group LG2, Guppy_female_1.0+MT, whole genome shotgun sequence genomic region:
- the LOC103461776 gene encoding heat shock 70 kDa protein 12A-like, whose translation MRSDAVDVGDFSLTLREPQLLDSGVYICSIRQEMEEKMLTGIQLNVKEIFPTWSSIYLVLLVLLPISGGLLFXFRHYFMSAGSDSSIISIDFGSGFSGYAFNVKXRQEGGETQIKRWSNGLGLDTPKTPTCILFDEHEEFMKFGYEAGTXFYNMRGEEAEKHYFFERFKTAILRKDYWRRGIEAANRXKMTELQVFTEVLRFLEDDALKTIRSYQEGGEFTXDDFTWVLTVPKILEDSIKELIIKSAIQAGLVTDATKDKLMFVLESEAALTWCLKLQPDGFITQNHSRDSQDQPAGAAEPDTSCNGTVWIYNVXQTNIQYLIGFGMSYRTSVTYEWIL comes from the exons ATGAGGTCTGATGCTGTAGATGTTGGTGATTTCAGCCTCACTCTGAGAGAACCTCAACTTCTAGACAGCGGTGTCTACATCTGCAGCATTCGTCaagagatggaagaaaaaatgcTGACAGGCATTCAGCTGAATGTCAAAG AGATTTTTCCAACTTGGTCCAGTATTtacctggttctgctggttctacTTCCTATTTCTGGAGGCCTTTTATTTMATTTCCGACATTATTTCATGTCAG CTGGATCTGACTCATCCATCATATCCATAGACTTTGGTTCAGGATTCAGTGGCTACGCTTTCAATGTTAAACYGAGACAGGAAGGAGGTGAGACCCAGATAAAGAGATGGAGTAATGGACTTGGACTAGACACCCCAAAGACTCCAACCTGCATCCTGTTTGATGAACATGAAGAATTTATGAAGTTTGGTTATGAAGCTGGAACGRCATTTTACAATATGAGAGGAGAAGAAGCTGAGAAACATTATTTCTTTGAAAGGTTCAAGACGGCTATCCTTAGGAAA GATTACTGGAGGAGAGGAATTGAAGCTGCCAACAGGAASAAAATGACGGAGCTGCAGGTTTTTACAGAGGTTCTGAGATTCCTGGAGGACGATGCTCTGAAAACCATCAGATCTTATCAAGAAGGTGGAGAGTTCACAGSTGATGACTTCACCTGGGTGCTGACTGTTCCTAAAATCTTGGAAGATTCCATTAAAGAGCTCATAATAAAATCTGCAATCCAG GCTGGTCTTGTAACAGACGCCACTAAAGacaaactgatgtttgttttggagtCAGAAGCAGCTTTGACCTGGTGTTTGAAGCTTCAACCTGATGGTTTCATCACACAGAACCACAGCAGAGACTCACAGGATCAacctgcaggagcagcagaacctgatACCAGCTGTAACGGTACTGTGTGGATCTATAATGTCTSGCAGACAAACATTCAATATCTAATAGGTTTTGGTATGTCTTATAGGACAAGTGTAACATATGAATGGATTCTCTAG